AATAACCTTTCCACCCAAAAAGGTGAAAAGTTGACAGACAGTAACTTAGTGACCGAAGTGCTTTTTATCACTTCGGTCACTAAGTTGGATGCTTTTGGCTCTCCCACTGACTAAGTTCAACTTGGTCAGTGGCGTAAAAACCTTGAGTGTAATGACGAGTTGCGAGCCCTTAATTTTCAGGGCTCGTTATATATCAGTCACTTACGGAGGGGATTAAAAAGCATGGTGCACTAAAAAGCAAGAGGACAAATATCCTCTTGACTAAGTAAGGGCTGCTTACTCAGTGGCCCAGTATCGCCCTGGCTAATTCCTTCGCGTCATTTAACGATACGCTGAATAGTGTATCTTCTTTGCCTGGCTGATGTAAAATAACACCAAACTCTATTTGTTTTATACCGCCAAAACCCCGCGTGTTAGGCGGGGCGGTTTGTGATTAAGCCCGGTTTTTAGCCGGGCATTTTTTTTACTATTCAAGTTCCTCGCTAAACCATACCTGAAAAAACTGATTGGCAAGGAATAACCCAATTTCGCCCGGATACTTGTCACCTAACTCATTTAAGGCTTTTTGTAGCTTTTTAGCTTTAACCTGAGTTGTTAGGATCATTGGCATTTCCGGTGTTGCTGTGGTGGCCTGTATGGCTTGTATATTAATCGATGTCATGGTGTGTTAATTTTGAAGGTCGGCGACATTTAAGCCGCCGACCTGTTTTTTTACGCTGCGTTGGTTGATACTATTTCGTTTTCGTTTCCGTCAACTATCTCATTTAACCTTTGATATTTAACCAGTTGTTTAATGACCAGGTTTTTATGTTCCAATAGTTTTGCAACCAATTCCATAAGCGTTGAAAATAACTTGAAGGCATCCGCCGCGTGGTTAGGTTCATGCTTTAGATACGTTAGAAAAACGTTTTCCAGGGTATAGAATGTTAGAGGGCTTGACATACTGTTCGGGCACCAGGTATTAATGATGTCTTCTAAACTTGAAAAAAGGTCTTCCAGATTTATATTTTCTATATGAAAATCACCTACGTGGTAAGTAGGATCTTGTTTTGCCATTTTGTTTTCGTGGTCCCTTATTGATTTTTCTTCGTGTTGAAAAGCATTATATAAGCCTTTAACTGCTTGCATATCGGCGGTGGTATACTTAGGTAAGTTCATTTTTTTAGTCTTTAAAATTGGTGTAGGGAAATTGGTTAAGAACGGCCCGGAAGATACCGGGCCAATTGGAATTTAAAATTGATGCTTAGTTCAGGTTGTATTGACCTGCTTTGATTGACTGTAAATAAGCCTTTACAGCGTCATTTAAATAAACATCGGTGTAAATGTCCAGATCGATTGATCCGCTGGTTTGTACGTGCTCACCGGCATGATCAGAGCTATCAAAGCAATAATCATTAAGGCCGGCAGATAAAATAAAGGCGCGTAATGTTTGAAATTCAATTGAGGTGTTAAACCATTCATCATTTAAGGTATAATCAACCTCGATGCTATCCCCGCAGAAAATGGCCGCATCTACGTAATAGATCGTGCGGGCTGGTTTGTTTACAACCTGATTGTTAAATACTGGTAATAAAAGGCCCCCTGCTAAAGGTAGCAATGTGGCGGCAGTGGTGTTTGATAAAGTGTTCATAAAATTAATATTTAGTATTGGGTTTGCATCAGCTAAGGTACAACAAAAAACAATAAATGCAAATTTTATTTAATTATATTTCATTCTTATTTAATGATATTTAATTTTATATTTGTCGAAACAAAAATCAATCACATGAAAAAGACAGTAAAAACCAGTTACACCGACTTAGAATTTAGGCAGTTAGTTAGAGAAGAGTTACAAAACGTTTTAAACGGGGTTCCGGGCCTGCCTTATGTAAATGTTGACGAAGGTTACATAGGAATAAAAGAAGCTGCTGACCTTTTAAAAATAGTACCGGGCACACTATATAATTTGGTATCACAAAATAAAATACCGTTTTACAAAAACGGGAAACGGGTATTGTTCAAAAAATCGGAATTGGACGCGTGGCTATTGCAAGGCAATGGGGAACAAAAATAACCAGGGGATGCAAACCCAAAAAAATATTACACTTTTTCAAATGCGTTTCTAAAACGCCCCCCTGGTCAGCGACAAAGGTAGTGAATAAGGATTTTATTTTTTAGCGCGGTCGTTAAAATAGGTTATGTCCAGATCGAAGTGTTTAGGCTGTTAAATAATATTTTTGTTTCTTTTTATTTCCTATTGTTTCTTTTTGTGGAATTATTTACATTTGACCATGGAAACAAAAGTAGCAGATTTAACCGTAAGCGAGTTACGGACCATTATAAGGGATGAAGTAACTTTGTCAATGCAATCAACCGGATTTAACGTAAGTGTCCAGGATTTAGATACACGTGGGCAAAACAGGCCATTGCCGGCCGAAAATGAATTTGTAGATATAAATACAGCGGTCGAGGTATTGGGGCTGTCAAAATCCACAATTTATAAAATGGTTGGTGCCAATAAAATACCATACAGTAAACAAGGTCCTAAAAAACTGCTTTTTAAAAGGGCTGATTTGAAAAAATGGCTGAATGATAATATAGCTTTAGATAAAAATGGCACCGCTCCGGATGGATGGAACGAAAAGCTTCAGGGTCATTTTATCTATGAACAGCCGAGCAGCGGCAGGTTTATGTCTTAACTTGGCTTTTTATTAAAAATACTACCGGTCGTAACTGAATAAATATACCTTCTCAGGGTCACATTTGTTTTGCAACAGTTACGCCGGGTTATTCAAAATTAGCCGCTGGTGGATGGTTAGAAAATGTAAAGTAAATTATAAAGCAAAAACAGACTATGAGAGAATTATTAAATAGCTATATAGAAAAAACACAGATGCTGATTTTTTCAGATCAGGAAAATCAAAATAACAAGGTTTTTTTAAAAACTTTGAATAAGTTGGCTGCAATGCCGCGGGCAAACCTGATCGAGGTATCGGACCAGAAACTTACCGACGCTGTGCAGTTGATTTATAAGAACTTATCGACCAACCCGGACCATGTTGACAAAAACGAGGCTCTTAATAAGTTGTTTGGCGAAATGGTTGAGTATGTTATTTTATCCAATGAAGCAAGGGAATTGAAATTAAAGGATCCATCCTTCGATGACTCAAAATTCAGGCTTTATGACAACATTATAAGTGATATACCTGGTAATTTGAACATGAATTAATTTAGACCACGACATGGCGCCTGGGCTTGAATGAAACGGGTTTATTTCAAAAAGGATATTTTAATTAATAAAGTTTATAGTGGCTAAAGTTATTCTTTAACCCCATGCTTTAAAACATATACCTCACGTATCAGACCGTTTACTTTGCGTTCCAGTTCGTTTATCCTGCCTTCTTGTAATTCGATAGTATTTTTAAGGGAGATAACATCTGTTGGTCCGCTTGTTTTTTTACCTGTTTCAAATTTTGGCCCCTTACCGGTTGTGTAATATTCCAGGCTTACCCGGTATTTATCATGCAGGAATTTGATAAACGCCCCGCTGGGCTCCCTTACCCCATTCTCATACCTGAAGATGGTTGATTGTCCGCATTTGTATTCATTAGCCAATTCAACCTGGGTAAGGCCTAAGGCCTCCCTTATCGCTTTTACGCGCTTGCCCGATTCGGGCGATACTATTATTGTGTTGGTACCCATTAATTAGTTATAGTTTTCGGTGTTATTCAACACGCGTGCTCAAGCCTACGGGCAATTGTTAAATCATAGGCCGATTGAAGCCCCAGCCAATATTCAGCGCTGATATCCAATGCCTTTTCAATCTTAATGGCCATTTGCG
The genomic region above belongs to Mucilaginibacter sp. KACC 22773 and contains:
- a CDS encoding helix-turn-helix domain-containing protein gives rise to the protein MKKTVKTSYTDLEFRQLVREELQNVLNGVPGLPYVNVDEGYIGIKEAADLLKIVPGTLYNLVSQNKIPFYKNGKRVLFKKSELDAWLLQGNGEQK
- a CDS encoding helix-turn-helix transcriptional regulator, yielding METKVADLTVSELRTIIRDEVTLSMQSTGFNVSVQDLDTRGQNRPLPAENEFVDINTAVEVLGLSKSTIYKMVGANKIPYSKQGPKKLLFKRADLKKWLNDNIALDKNGTAPDGWNEKLQGHFIYEQPSSGRFMS
- a CDS encoding helix-turn-helix domain-containing protein; the protein is MGTNTIIVSPESGKRVKAIREALGLTQVELANEYKCGQSTIFRYENGVREPSGAFIKFLHDKYRVSLEYYTTGKGPKFETGKKTSGPTDVISLKNTIELQEGRINELERKVNGLIREVYVLKHGVKE